One window of the Esox lucius isolate fEsoLuc1 chromosome 8, fEsoLuc1.pri, whole genome shotgun sequence genome contains the following:
- the fryl gene encoding protein furry homolog-like isoform X15 — translation MLSLQDSLFFEISIKSLLKSWSGSSSAPVNSVSRRRAPSVAPQLWEKRNATAMSSITIDPELKPGEFVIKSLFAEFAVLAEKKIEVVMAEPLEKPLSRSLQRGEDAQFDQLISSMSSVAEHCLPSLLRTLFDWYRRQSGTEDESYEYRPRSSTKSKGDEQHRDKDYLLERRDLAIDFIFCLVSVEVLKQIPLHPVPDVLVHEVLNLAFKHFKHKEGYSGPNTGNVHIIADLYAEVIGVLTQSKFQAVRKKFITELKELRQKEQSPYVVQSIISLIMGMKFFRVKMYPVEDFEASFQFMQECAQYFLEVKDKDVKHALAGLFVEILIPVAAAVKNEVNVPCLKNFVEMLYQTTFDLSSRKKHSLALYPLVTCLLCVSQKQFFLNNWHIFLTNCLSHLKMPSNNSIRKQIETLQNKDPKMSRVALESLYRLLWVYIIRIKCESNTVTQSRLLSIVSALFPKGSRSVVPRDTPLNIFVKIIQFIAQERLDFAMKEIIYDLLCVGKSHKTFTINPERMNIGLRAFLVIADSLQQKDGEPPMPTTGVIMPSGNTLRVKKIFLATTLTDEEAKVIGMSLYYPAVRKALDNILRHLDKEVGRSMSMTSVQMSNKEPEDMITGERKPKIDLFRTCVAAIPRLIPDGMSRQDLIELLAKLTIHMDEELRGLAFTTLQALMVDFPEWREDVLSGFVYFVVREVTDVHPTLLDNAVKMLLQLISQWRQAVQTSNKSHEAQQGPGSGTPLPLERSPLWGVLHVVEGLALVVLCSCRPATRRLAVNVLKEVRALHTALGIAKGDEELAIDVMDRVSASVLESFIHLTGADQTNLLYCPSGIDLQTLAEWSSSPISHQFDVVSPSHIWVFAHVTQGQDPWAISLSSYLRQEHLPKHCPTAVSYAWMFAYTRLQLLSPQVDINSPINAKKVNSLSSSSDSYVGLWRNYLILCCSSATSSPNSSSSSTSGSVRCSPPETLASTPDSGYSYDSKIIGTPSPSSLFKHVVPMMRSESMDITESLVLGLGRTNPVAFRELIEELNLIIKEALERRPENMKRRRRRDILRVQLVRIFELLADAGVISQTTSGGLDGESHSLNSTLLEYVDLTRQLLEAENDKDSDTLKDIRCHFSALVANIIQNVPVHQRRTIFPQQSLRHSLFMLFSHWAGPFSIMFTPLDRYSDRNMQINRHQYCALKAMSAVLCCGPVADNVGLSSDGYLYKWLDNILDSQDRKVHQLGCEAVMLLLELNPDQSNLMFWAVDRCYTGSRRVAAGCFRAIANVFHNRDYQFDTVVLLNLILFKAADSSRDIYEVAMQLLQILEPKLFRYAHKLEIQRTDGILTPPSPLPHLYSVSYYQLSEELARTYPELTMPIFSEVSQRIQTAHPGGRQVMLHYLLPWMNNVELVDFKPSPRRQEEAPMGEEEEDARERDLMMVNSRRWLRGEGWGSPHATTMVLNNLMFMTAKYGDEFAWSEIENVWTTLADSWPKNLKIILHFLISMSGVNSEPSLLPYVKRVVVYLGRDKTMQLLEELMFELDLTDPVSSAVTHMDNPPYYRITSSYKIPSVTSAAPRCLSRSLSTGTTSSSNTMVPGAEGHHDTSKNKDPNMDDSYVHLDIYSGLNSNLNRQHHRLESRYSSSSGGSYEEEKSDSMPLYANWRLKVMDHNRPEPLPFPPTGGCWSPLVDYLPETNTPGVPLHRCNIAVILLTDLIVDHGVKVEWSAYIHLLLHSIFIGFDHQHPEVYEHCKRLLLHLLVVQGTNSSVQSLASVLLRNREYNDPKVLTVKPTPHQFNLTGVCDFVPDYQPSPMTDSGLSSSSTSSSISLGAGGTPLPHLTPALINEVDVTAEQDEKVKALIEFVTSRKRGPLWNHEDVSPKNPHIKSADQLSVFLRHVVTVFKQSESGFQLDQLLSEVALQTALSCSSRHYAGRSFQIFRALKQPLTAATLSAVLSRLVETVGDPGEEAQGFVIELLLTLESGIDTLADTVKNYDLLIALAQASAPEHSLGAKFAANRKSTGQLNLSSGGLFLPGHYPHGHARSNSLRASLMGERKGDRRRSNTLDVADRLCGSHGNLARTRSLSSLREGGGGGPGREATPPVDPSNLMATVFWIATSLLESDYEFEYLLALRLLNKLLGQLPLEKADSRERLERVQAKLKWYSFPGLLQLFLKGFTSTSTQELTIHLLSKLISVSRHTLVDPSQVAGKRAGFPLNILCLLPHLIQHFDNPTPFCKETADKIAKVCAEEKTSTLSNKSATLSNLAHMMTLYSTHSYSRDYSNWINVVCRYLHDAFPEITFNLVTYLAELLEKGLPSMQQSLLQIIYSLLSHIDLSAAPVKQFNLEIMKIIGKYIQSPYWKEAQNILKLVVSRSASLVVPDEMQRSYSTESSGSPEIAFTRIFNNSSKELPGKTLDFHFDISETPIIGHKYGDQRTAAGRNGKPQVIAVTRSTSSTSSGSNSNGLVPVSWKRPQLSQRRTREKLMNVLSLCGAESGIPKNPSVRHPACQTVVFSSNEDLDSGDQQTSLIPTVEEAVREEEVQGEDAGSEQQFGVFKDFDFLDVELEDAEELQGESMDNFNWGVRRRSLDSMDKGEGDGDTPSLQECQYAGSTPSLNLTNQEDTDESSEEEVLTASQILTRSGLMNSDSATDDATSNHVDSLQQSQESSCSGLTEETTALLPRVDSPALEMPRSDSLSSQLPEDGVSMTAADELSSSVSTDTGFGSSAPPLPPDPPELYDLTDTQDPHDQLDPAPPPPPAIDTPPGSLCEEGDSLTVLPPLPDSPCGSVCEEDVTLALKELDERCEEEEADFSDMSSSHLHVEKRNLGVVSEKPECCWHEYFSQDEGDQDGYPEIKASPPPSPFLSAILAAFQPVAYDNEEDAWRCHVNQMLSDTDGSSAVYTFHVFSRLFKSMHRKFSTITHSSVRFLGERLQRMGNQFLSSLEVMTSHSQCPTVLLDAETLVSCGLLETLKFSVLELQEHLDTYNGKREAAEEWLENCRKTFGDKDDNQRPNTQAQQMEKLAELELCRRLYKLHFQLLLLFQAYCKLISLVDTIKGDAEVTNMSEELAMLESCLKQAETGVDGQEEMGVSDASQTSTESAIQSLIESLRARDFGSALTQVKTFRSLWPNDIFGNESDDAVQTLLHIYFRHQTLGQTGCLAVVGPSRDLSQASGRLMELNLQIREALSQACQLPQTTVVSTGL, via the exons GAGAAACCCTTATCACGGTCCCTTCAGAGAGGGGAAGATGCCCAGTTTGATCAG TTAATAAGCTCTATGAGCTCCGTAGCGGAACACTGTTTGCCCTCCCTGCTGCGAACACTATTTGACTGGTATCGGCGGCAGAGCGGCACTGAGGATGAGTCCTATGAGTACAGGCCTCGCTCCAGCACCAAGTCCAAAGG GGATGAACAGCATCGGGACAAAGACTACCTGTTGGAGCGGAGGGACTTAGCCATAGATTTCATATTCTGTTTAGTTTCAGTAGAAGTGTTAAAACAG ATTCCTCTTCATCCCGTGCCAGATGTTTTAGTACATGAAGTTCTGAACCTGGCATTCAAGCACTTTAAACACAAAGAGGG gTACTCTGGCCCCAACACTGGCAATGTACACATCATTGCTGACCTGTATGCTGAAGTCATTGGAGTGCTCACACAGTCAAA GTTCCAGGCGGTGCGTAAGAAGTTCATCACAGAGCTGAAGGAGCTGAGGCAGAAGGAGCAGAGCCCCTATGTGGTCCAGAGCATCATCAGCCTCATCATGGGCATGAAGTTCTTCAGGGTCAAGATGTACCCAGTGGAGGACTTTGAGGCCTCCTTCCAGTTCATGCAG GAGTGTGCGCAGTACTTCCTGGAGGTGAAGGATAAGGATGTAAAGCATGCCCTGGCTGGCCTGTTTGTGGAGATCCTTATCCCTGTTGCAGCT GCAGTGAAGAATGAAGTCAACGTGCCGTGCCTCAAGAACTTTGTTGAGATGCTCTACCAGACGACCTTTGACCTTAGCTCCAGAAAGAAGCACTCCTTG gcACTGTATCCTCTGGTGACGTGTCTGCTGTGTGTCAGTCAGAAGCAGTTCTTCCTCAATAACTGGCACATCTTCCTCACAAACTGCCTCTCTCATCTGAAG ATGCCGTCTAACAACAGCATCAGAAAGCAGATTGAGACGCTGCAG AACAAAGATCCCAAGATGTCCCGTGTGGCGCTGGAGTCGCTCTACAGACTGCTGTGGGTCTACATCATCAGAATCAAGTGTGAGAGTAATACGGTCACACAGAG CCGGCTGCTCAGCATTGTTTCAGCACTTTTCCCCAAAGGTTCCCGCAGTGTGGTGCCGAGGGATACGCCCCTCAACATCTTCGTCAAGATCATCCAGTTCATAGCTCAG GAAAGGCTGGACTTTGCTATGAAGGAGATCATTTACGACCTCCTTTGTGTTGGGAAATCTCACAAGACCTTCACCATCAACCCAGAG AGGATGAATATCGGCCTCAGGGCCTTCCTGGTCATAGCTGACAGTTTGCAGCAGAAGGACGGGGAGCCTCCAATGCCAACCACAGGGGTCATCATGCCTTCAGGAAACACCCTGCGCGTCAAGAAGATCTTCCTGGCCACCACCCTCACTGACGAGGAGGCCAAGGTCATCG gcatgtCACTATACTACCCTGCCGTGAGGAAGGCCTTGGACAACATCCTACGTCACCTAGACAAGGAGGTGGGCCGTTCCATGAGCATGACCAGCGTCCAGATGTCCAACAAGGAACCTGAGGACATGATCAC GGGGGAGAGGAAGCCAAAGATCGACCTGTTTCGTACGTGTGTGGCAGCCATCCCCAGACTGATCCCAGACGGCATGAGCCGACAAGACCTCATTGAGCTGCTGGCCAA GCTGACCATCCACATGGATGAGGAGCTGCGCGGCCTGGCCTTCACCACCCTGCAGGCCCTGATGGTGGACTTCCCAGAGTGGAGGGAGGACGTGCTCTCCGGCTTTGTCTACTTTGTTGTGCGTGAGGTCACCGACGTCCATCCCACGCTGTTGGACAATGCTGTCAAGATGCTGCTGCAGCTCATCAGCCAGTGGAGGCAGGCCGTCCAGACCAGCAACAAGAGCCACGAGGCCCAG CAGGGCCCTGGCAGCGGTACGCCTCTCCCCCTGGAACGCTCTCCTCTGTGGGGGGTGCTGCATGTGGTGGAGGGCCTGGCTCTGGTGGTGCTGTGCAGCTGCCGCCCCGCCACCCGCAGGCTGGCCGTTAACGTCCTCAAAGAGGTCCGAGCCCTGCACACCGCTTTGGGAATCGCCAAG GGAGACGAGGAATTGGCCATAGATGTTATGGACAGAGTCAGTGCGTCTGTGCTGGAGAGCTTCATCCACCTGACTGGAGCTGACCAG ACCAACCTCCTTTACTGTCCCAGCGGTATTGACCTGCAGACGCTGGCAGAATGGAGCTCGTCTCCTATCAGCCACCAGTTCGACGTGGTCAGCCCGTCGCACATCTGGGTGTTTGCCCATGTGACGCAAGGTCAGGACCCCTGGGCCATAAGCCTGTCCAGCTACCTGCGCCAGGAGCACCTGCCCAAGCATTGCCCCACCGCGGTCAGCTATGCCTGGATGTTTGCCTACACACGCCTCCAGTTGCTGTCTCCACAAGTGGACATCAA CAGCCCTATAAATGCCAAGAAGGTGAACAGCCTGAGCAGCAGTAGTGACTCATACGTGGGGCTATGGAGGAACTACCTTATCCTCTGTTGCAGCTCCGCCACCTCCTCCCCCaactcctcctcatcctccacctCCGGCTCCGTCCGCTGCTCCCCGCCTGAGACGCTGGCGTCCACGCCGGACAGTGGCTACAGCTATGACTCAAAG aTTATTGGCACTCCGTCCCCCTCATCCCTGTTCAAACACGTCGTCCCGATGATGCGCTCTGAGAGCATGGACATAACAGAGTCTCTCGTCCTGGGTCTTGGCCGGACCAACCCCGTGGCCTTCAG AGAGTTAATAGAGGAGCTGAACCTCATCATTAAGGAGGCTCTGGAGAGGAGGCCGGAG AACATGAAGCGACGCAGGCGCCGTGACATCCTCAGGGTCCAGCTGGTCCGGATCTTTGAGCTGCTGGCGGATGCTGGAGTCATCAGTCAGAC TACGAGTGGCGGTCTGGATGGGGAGAGTCACTCTCTGAACTCTACCCTGTTGGAGTATGTGGATCTGACCAGACAGCTGCTGGAGGCCGAAAATGACAAAGACTCAGACACACTGAAGGACATCCGCTGCCACTTCAGCGCCTTGGTGGCCAATATCATCCAGAACGTCCCAG TTCACCAGAGGAGGACCATCTTCCCCCAGCAGTCTCTGAGACACAGTCTGTTCATGTTGTTCAGCCACTGGGCCGGGCCGTTCAGCATCATGTTCACCCCGCTGGATCGCTACAGCGACCGCAACATGCAGATCAACCGGCACCAGTACTGTGCACTCAAG GCCATGTCTGCTGTGTTGTGCTGCGGTCCAGTTGCTGACAACGTGGGCCTCTCCTCAGATGGCTACCTTTACAAGTGGCTGGACAACATCCTGGACTCCCAGGACAGGAAG GTGCACCAGTTGGGCTGTGAGGCTGTGATGCTGCTGTTGGAGCTGAATCCAGACCAGAGTAACCTGATGTTCTGGGCCGTGGACCGCTGCTACACTGGGTCACGGCGCGTGGCGGCCGGTTGCTTCAGGGCCATCGCCAACGTCTTTCACAACAG GGATTACCAGTTTGACACTGTGGTGCTGCTCAACCTAATCCTGTTCAAGGCAGCTGATTCGTCCAGAGATATCTATGAGGTGGCCATGCAGCTGTTGCAG ATCTTGGAGCCCAAGCTCTTCCGTTACGCTCATAAACTAGAGATCCAGAGAACAGATGGGATTctgacccctccctctcccctgcctCACCTCTACTCCGTCTCCTACTACCAGTTGTCTGAGGAGCTGGCCCGGACCTACCCGGAGCTCACCATGCCCATTTTCTCAG AGGTAAGCCAGCGCATCCAGACAGCGCACCCTGGTGGTCGCCAGGTGATGCTTCACTACCTCTTGCCGTGGATGAACAACGTGGAGCTGGTGGACTTTAAGCCTTCGCCTCGGAGACAGGAGGAGGCGCCCatgggtgaggaggaggaggatgccCGGGAGCGTGACTTGATGATGGTCAACAGCCGCCGCTGGCTCCGAGGGGAGGGCTGGGGCTCCCCGCACGCCACAACCATGGTGCTCAACAACCTCATGTTTATGACTGCCAAG TATGGGGATGAGTTTGCCTGGTCAGAGATAGAGAATGTGTGGACCACCCTCGCAGACAGCTGGCCAAAGAACCTCAAGATCATCCTGCACTTCCTGATCAGCATGTCAGGGGTTAACAGTGAGCCCAGCCTCCTGCCCTAT GTGAAGCGGGTGGTGGTGTACCTGGGCAGAGATAAGACTATGCAGCTTCTGGAAGAGCTGATGTTTGAACTGGACCTGACAGACCCAGTGAGCTCGGCTGTCACTCATATGGACAACCCCCCCTACTACCGCATCACCTCCAGCTACAAGATCCCCTCGGTCACCTCAGCAG CTCCTAGATGCCTTTCCCGGTCTCTGTCCACAGGAACCACCTCCAGCAGTAACACCATGGTGCCGGGAGCAGAAGGTCACCATGACACCAGCAAGAACAAAGACCCCAACATGGATGACAG TTATGTCCATCTGGACATCTACAGCGGTCTGAACAGTAACCTGAACCGCCAGCACCACCGCCTGGAGTCTCGCTACAGCAGCAGCTCTGGAGGATCCTACGAGGAGGAGAAGA GTGATTCTATGCCGCTGTACGCTAACTGGCGTCTGAAGGTGATGGACCACAACCGTCCAGAGCCACTCCCCTTCCCGCCCACAGGGGGCTGCTGGTCCCCTCTGGTGGATTACCTGCCAGAGACTAATACCCCCGGAGTACCCCTCCACAG GTGCAACATCGCTGTGATCCTACTGACTGACCTCATAGTGGACCACGGGGTCAAGGTGGAGTGGAGTGCCTACATTCACCTCCTGCTGCACTCCATCTTCATAG GGTTTGACCACCAGCATCCCGAGGTCTATGAGCACTGTAAACGCCTGCTGCTTCACCTGCTTGTGGTCCAGGGAACCAACAGCAGCGTCCAATCCCTGGCCTCCGTGCTACTGCGCAACCGGGAGTACAACGACCCCAAGGTGCTGACTGTGAAGCCAACGCCCCACCAGTTCAACCTCACAG GAGTGTGTGACTTTGTGCCAGACTACCAGCCGTCTCCCATGACAGACTCAGGCCTGAGCTCCAGCTCGACATCGTCCAGCATCAGCCTGGGAGCCGGAGGAACGCCCCTGCCTCACCTCACCCCTGCCCTGATCAATGAGGTGGATGTCACCGCCGAGCAGGACGAGAAGGTCAAAGCCCTCATTGAGTTTGTCACTTCCAG GAAGCGGGGTCCCCTGTGGAACCACGAGGATGTGTCACCCAAGAACCCCCACATAAAGAGTGCTGACCAGCTCAGCGTGTTCCTCAGACATGTAGTGACTGTCTTCAAACAGTCCGAGTCAG gTTTCCAGCTGGACCAGTTGCTCAGTGAGGTCGCCCTGCAGACGGCCTTGTCCTGCTCCTCTCGGCACTATGCAGGCCGATCCTTCCAGATCTTCAGGGCACTCAAACAACCTCTGACAGCTGCCACTCTTTCTGCTGTCCTGTCACGCCTTGTAGAGACAGTGGGAGATCCTGGAGAGGAAGCACAG GGTTTTGTTATCGAGCTGCTGCTGACTTTGGAGTCAGGGATCGACACGCTCGCTGACACCGTGAAGAACTATGACCTTCTCATCGCCTTGGCACA GGCCTCTGCTCCTGAGCACTCGCTGGGGGCTAAGTTTGCAGCCAATAGGAAGAGCACGGGCCAGCTGAACCTGAGCAGTGGGGGTCTGTTCCTCCCGGGCCACTACCCGCATGGCCACGCCCGCAGCAACTCCCTCCGCGCCAGCCTCATGGGCGAGCGCAAGGGCGACCGCCGCCGCAGCAACACCCTGGACGTCGCCGACCGCCTCTGTGGTAGCCACGGCAACCTGGCCCGAACGCGGAGCTTGTCGTCTTTGCGGGAGGGCGGAGGGGGTGGGCCCGGCAGGGAGGCCACCCCTCCGGTGGACCCGTCCAACCTGATGGCCACGGTGTTCTGGATAGCCACCTCCCTCCTGGAGTCGGACTACGAGTTTGAGTACCTGCTGGCCCTGCGGCTGCTCAACAAGCTACTGGGCCAGCTTCCCCTGGAGAAGGCCGACAGCAGGGAGAGGCTGGAGAGGGTGCAAGCCAAGCTGAAGTGGTACAGCTTCCCCGGCCTGCTGCAGCTGTTCCTCAAGGGCTTCACCTCAACGTCCACCCAGGAGCTCACCATCCACCTGCTCAGCAAGCTCATCAGCGTCTCCCGACACACTCTGGTCGACCCCTCCCAGGTGGCAGGTAAGAGAGCAG GATTCCCTCTGAACATCCTGTGCCTGCTGCCTCACCTCATCCAGCACTTTGACAACCCTACACCGTTCTGCAAGGAGACGGCTGACAAGATAGCCAAGGTGTGTGCCGAGGAGAAGACGTCCACGCTGTCCAACAAGTCAGCCACGCTGTCTAACCTGGCACATATGATGACCCTGTACAGCACTCACAGCTACTCCAGAGactacagcaactggatcaACGTGGTGTGTCGCTACCTACACGACGCCTTCCCTGAGATCACCTTCAATCTGGTCACCTACCTGGCCGAG TTGCTTGAGAAAGGCCTACCCAGCATGCAGCAGTCCCTGCTACAGATCATCTACAGCCTGTTGAGTCACATTGACCTTTCAGCTGCGCCGGTCAAACAGTTCAACCTGGAGATCATGAAGATCATTGGCAAATACATCCAG AGCCCGTACTGGAAGGAGGCCCAGAACATCCTGAAGCTGGTGGTGTCTCGGTCGGCCAGCCTGGTGGTGCCAGATGAGATGCAGCGCTCCTATAGCACCGAGTCCTCAGGGTCCCCAGAGATCGCCTTCACTCGGATATTCAACAACTCCTCTAAGGAGCTGCCCGGCAAGACGCTGGACTTCCACTTTGACATCTCAGAG ACGCCCATCATAGGGCATAAGTATGGGGACCAGCGCACAGCTGCGGGGCGGAATGGGAAGCCGCAGGTCATCGCTGTGACACGAAGCACGTCTTCCACATCCTCTGGATCCAACTCCAATGGCCTGGTGCCTGTCAGCTGGAAGAGGCCTCAGCTCTCCCAG AGGAGAACTAGAGAGAAGCTCATGAATGTTCTCTCTCTGTGCGGTGCCGAGTCGGGCATTCCCAAGAATCCTTCTGTAAGACACCCTGCATGTCAAACT GTGGTGTTCTCGTCCAACGAGGACCTGGACTCAGGCGACCAGCAGACCAGTCTGATCCCCACAGTGGAGGAGGCGGTAAGGGAAGAGGAGGTTCAAGGGGAGGACGCAGGAAGTGAGCAGCAGTTTGGGGTCTTCAAGGACTTTGACTTCCTGGATGTGGAGCTGGAGGACGCAGAG GAGCTGCAG GGCGAGAGCATGGACAACTTCAACTGGGGCGTGCGTCGGCGCTCCCTGGACAGCATGGACAAGGGGGAAGGAGACGGGGACACGCCGTCCCTGCAGGAGTGTCAGTACGCGGGCAGCACGCCCAGCCTCAACCTCACCAACCAGGAGGACACGGACGAGTCGTCTGAGGAGGAGGTACTGACCGCTAGCCAGATTCTCACCCGCTCTGGCCTC ATGAACAGTGACTCAGCTACGGACGACGCCACGTCCAACCACGTGGACTCTCTGCAGCAGTCCCAGGAGTCATCCTGCAGTGGTCTGACGGAAGAGACCACCGCCCTGCTGCCCCGCGTGGACAGCCCCGCCCTGGAGATGCCCCGCTCCGACTCCCTCAGCAGCCAGCTGCCTGAG GACGGGGTTAGCATGACGGCAGCGGACGAGCTGAGCAGCAGTGTGAGCACAGACACGGGGTTTGGCAGCAGTGCCCCCCCTCTGCCCCCGGACCCCCCGGAGTTGTACGATCTCACGGACACGCAGGACCCCCACGACCAACTTGACCcggccccccctccccctccggCCATAGACACCCCGCCGGGATCCCTCTGTGAGGAGGGGGACTCCCTCACGGTCCTGCCCCCCCTCCCAGACAGCCCCTGTGGCTCCGTGTGCGAGGAGGATGTGACGCTGGCACTGAAGGAGCTGGATGAACgctgtgaggaggaggaggcggacTTCTCGGATATGTCCAG TTCACACTTGCATGTGGAGAAGAGGAATCTGGGGGTTGTAAGCGAGAAGCCGgagtgttgctggcatgaatATTTCAG TCAAGACGAGGGGGATCAGGATGGTTATCCCGAGATCAAGgcctccccacccccctctcccttcctctccgcCATCCTGGCAGCTTTCCAGCCTGTCGCCTATGACAACGAGGAGGATGCCTGGCGTTGCCATGTCAACCAGATGTTGTCTGACACGGATGGGTCCTCTGCTGTGTACACCTTCCACGTGTTCTCCCGACTGTTTAAG AGCATGCATCGGAAgttttccaccatcacccaCTCGTCGGTTCGTTTCCTTGGAGAAAGGCTGCAGCGAATGGGGAACCAGTTCCTTAGTTCCCTGGAGGTCATGACCTCTCACTCTCAGTGCCCCACGGTGCTGCTGGACGCTGAAACA CTGGTGTCATGTGGGCTCCTGGAGACTCTGAAGTTCAGCGTGCTGGAGTTGCAGGAACACCTGGACACGTACAACGGGAAGAGGGAGGCAGCCGAGGAG TGGTTAGAGAACTGCAGGAAGACGTTTGGCGACAAGGACGACAACCAGCGCCCCAACACTCAGGCCCAG CAAATGGAAAAACTAGCA gagTTGGAGTTGTGTCGCCGGCTGTACAAGCTGCACTTCCAGCTACTGCTGCTCTTCCAGGCCTACTGTAAACTCATCAGTCTTGTGGACACCATCAAGGGAGATGCTGAG